The genomic DNA CGATGTGCCGTGCGATTTCGAGGGCGTGCGTATCGTTTTCCGCTAAATGATCCGTTACGCCGGAGATCCTACAATGGACGTCCGCTCCACCAAGTTCTTCCGGAGTAACGATTTCTCCCGTTGCCGCCTTAACAAGCGGCGGGCCGCCTAAGAAGATCGTGCCGTTTCCGCGTACAATTACGGACTCGTCCGACATTGCGGGAATGTATGCACCGCCTGCAGTGCAACTTCCCATTACGATCGAGATTTGAGGAATTCCTTCCCTCGATAGATTTGCTTGGTTATAAAAGATTCTTCCAAAATGTTCTTTGTCGGGAAAAACTTCGTCCTGCATCGGAAGAAACGCACCCCCGGAATCGACCAGGTATATGCAAGGAAGACGATTCTCCCTCGCGATCTCCTGAGCGCGAATATGCTTCTTCACGGTCATGGGATAATAAGTCCCGCCTTTTACCGTAGCGTCGTTGGCGACAATCACGCAAGGAGTTCCGCAAATTCTACCGATTCCCGTTACGATACCTGCGGCGGGGACCTCATCGGCGTAGACTTCCTGCCCGGCCAATCCCGAAAATTCCAAGAACGGAGTACCTGGATCAAGCAGACCCTCCACTCGTTCACGTGCAGTCAACTTTCCACGACTCTTATGGCGTTGAATCGCTTTATCTCCGCCGCCCTTTCTAACTTTTTCCAAGAGCCGACGAGTCGCTTCTACTCTCTTCGATAGATCCTCGTAATTTTCTTTATATTCGGACGAAGACGTGCGAATTTGCGATTCTAAAACTTCCATGGTTCCCTCCTAGGAAGAATCTACTTGCGTACTTTAGTTTCGTAAAGGACTCGAATGAGTTCGGATTCGGAAGAAGAAAGTTCTCGGTTACGTCGAGCCATGATTTTTCTGGAGTCGCGTAAAAATAGATCAAGTATATACGGCTCTCCGTTTACCCATGAGAAAGGAGGTAAATAACCTCCGACTCTCGAAGAGACGATATTGCAGCCGAAATCAATGACGGTTCCAGTATTCAACATCACACCGATACCGACTTTCGAATAGTCGCCGATGATGGATCCGAATTTTATCGACCCGGTGTTGCATTCGACGTCTTCTTCTTTGATTTTTACGATACCGTAATTGTTTTTCAAGTCGGAAGTGGTGGCCATGGCTCCGATATTCACCCAGCTTCCGATGACGGAATGGCCGAGAAACCCCTCGTGATGTTTATTAGAATAATCTAATATAATGCTTTCGCCGACTTCGCCGCCTATTCTGCAGGCCTGCCCGATCGTCGTACCGCCGGTTATTCTCGCGTTATCGATCCGAGCGCCGGGGCCGATATAAAGCGGGCCTTCTAAAAAAGAAAACGAAGTAATTTTTACATCCTTATCGATAATGACGGGTCCTGAGGTGACATCGATCACGACCCCCGGAAAAATACTGGCAGAAGGATGTACGTGCAAATGCTTGGATTTACCTACGATTTGAAAATCTCCGGATTTCACCTTTAATTTTCGGATCCATTTTCGTAGATCCTTATTCAAATCGATATCCTGCTCTATCGACCGACCCGTCCCGTCTATTAATTTCCAGGGTAGGAATTCTTCG from Leptospira fainei serovar Hurstbridge str. BUT 6 includes the following:
- a CDS encoding GlmU family protein, which produces MARVQRILIDEREVPSGLKALTRVRSFTEIRDGILTPLERLKAQYGEAKFFYAHSLPIFEKAFLERNSRINIYDGRDVDLIITPEEFLPWKLIDGTGRSIEQDIDLNKDLRKWIRKLKVKSGDFQIVGKSKHLHVHPSASIFPGVVIDVTSGPVIIDKDVKITSFSFLEGPLYIGPGARIDNARITGGTTIGQACRIGGEVGESIILDYSNKHHEGFLGHSVIGSWVNIGAMATTSDLKNNYGIVKIKEEDVECNTGSIKFGSIIGDYSKVGIGVMLNTGTVIDFGCNIVSSRVGGYLPPFSWVNGEPYILDLFLRDSRKIMARRNRELSSSESELIRVLYETKVRK